In Bradyrhizobium lablabi, one DNA window encodes the following:
- a CDS encoding PAS domain-containing sensor histidine kinase: protein MARAHAASACVQSDSIKGLAQSIAKPAYHRLLIAEPALRRAVPTLIIAFLITICLGAFVQVVDQHRQKRTSIKRDLTAVADFLAERIDRIAANRQDRGTAFDRLQLVLPGLIPSWAVASGRHVIVIGADQRVLARVPVEAALGDTSQLLDIISAALPLSGPGQQTGVTDITLPNGSGAMTVRRVVKALPGQVVIIQENVDSLWRSDAALSVTLSATTGFVVLILGFAFHWQSTRAREGDLINDAVRGRIDTALNRGRCGLWDWDLSRGRIFWSQSMFTMLGLDTRSDLLTFGEVNALVKSDDIDLFAIADQLISSKIDHIDQTFRMQHTDGHWIWLRVRCELSQGAADAGLHLIGIAVDITEQKSLAEKTVEADLRLRDAIETIPEAFVLWDAGDRLVLCNSHFQRLHKLPDSAVTPGTSYETVIEVGSMPEVRTRLPETGHQTPGARTFEAQLDDGSWLHISERRTKDGGYVSVGTDITRIKEHEQKLVDNDLRLRATVSDLKRSQAALERQAIELVDLAEKYSKEKNRAEEANQTKSKFLANMSHELRTPLNAIIGFSEIMESGMFGTLGSEKYQEYCHDILTSGHYLLEVINDILDMSKIEAGRMKLDMEPLDLSKTLAESLRVVSGRAEDKHLVLATDIEGTIPVVADRRAIKQVIVNLLSNAVKFTPDSGKVVVRTRVLSDSILLMIADTGIGIAPQSLARLGRPFEQVESQLTKTYHGSGLGLAIARSLTNLHGGSMRLRSKLGAGTVVCISLPRDGRKTRAKLPVAA from the coding sequence ATGGCGCGCGCACACGCGGCGAGCGCGTGCGTCCAATCCGATTCGATCAAGGGATTGGCGCAGTCGATCGCGAAACCGGCCTACCACAGGCTGTTGATAGCGGAGCCTGCGCTGCGCCGTGCCGTGCCCACCCTGATCATCGCCTTCCTGATCACCATTTGCCTCGGCGCGTTCGTGCAGGTGGTCGACCAGCACCGGCAGAAGCGTACGTCCATCAAACGCGACCTCACCGCAGTGGCCGATTTTCTCGCCGAGCGCATCGACCGCATCGCCGCGAACAGGCAGGATCGCGGCACGGCGTTCGATCGCCTGCAGCTGGTGCTGCCCGGCCTCATTCCGTCATGGGCCGTCGCATCCGGCCGGCACGTCATCGTCATCGGCGCCGACCAGCGCGTGCTGGCGCGGGTTCCGGTCGAAGCGGCGCTCGGCGACACCAGTCAACTGCTCGACATCATCAGCGCGGCGCTGCCGCTGTCGGGGCCGGGACAGCAGACCGGCGTCACCGACATCACGCTGCCGAACGGCAGCGGCGCGATGACGGTGCGGCGCGTGGTCAAGGCGCTGCCCGGCCAGGTCGTCATCATCCAGGAAAATGTCGATTCGCTGTGGCGCTCGGACGCGGCGCTGTCGGTGACGCTGTCGGCCACGACCGGCTTTGTCGTATTGATCCTGGGCTTTGCATTCCACTGGCAATCGACCCGCGCCCGCGAGGGCGATCTGATCAACGACGCGGTGCGCGGACGGATCGATACCGCGCTCAACCGCGGCCGCTGCGGCCTGTGGGACTGGGACCTGTCGCGCGGCAGGATCTTCTGGTCGCAATCGATGTTCACCATGCTCGGGCTCGACACCCGCAGCGATCTTTTGACCTTCGGCGAGGTCAATGCGCTGGTAAAATCCGACGACATCGACCTGTTCGCGATCGCCGACCAATTGATCTCCTCAAAAATCGACCATATCGACCAGACCTTCCGGATGCAGCACACCGATGGCCACTGGATCTGGCTGCGGGTCCGCTGCGAGCTCAGCCAGGGCGCGGCCGATGCCGGCCTGCATTTGATCGGCATCGCCGTCGACATCACCGAGCAGAAGAGCCTCGCCGAGAAGACCGTGGAGGCTGACCTTCGGCTGCGCGACGCGATCGAGACCATCCCGGAAGCCTTCGTGCTGTGGGATGCCGGCGATCGCCTGGTGCTGTGCAATTCGCATTTCCAGCGGCTGCACAAATTGCCGGACTCCGCGGTGACGCCCGGCACCTCCTATGAAACCGTGATCGAAGTCGGCAGCATGCCGGAGGTCCGCACCCGCCTGCCAGAGACCGGCCACCAGACGCCGGGCGCGCGCACCTTCGAGGCGCAGCTCGACGACGGCAGCTGGCTGCATATCAGCGAGCGCCGCACCAAGGACGGCGGCTACGTCTCAGTCGGAACCGACATCACCCGCATCAAGGAGCACGAACAAAAGCTGGTCGACAACGACCTTCGGCTACGCGCCACCGTGAGCGATCTGAAACGTTCGCAGGCCGCGCTGGAACGGCAGGCCATCGAACTCGTCGACCTCGCCGAAAAATATTCCAAGGAAAAAAACCGCGCCGAGGAAGCCAATCAGACCAAATCCAAATTCCTCGCCAATATGAGCCACGAGCTGCGCACGCCGCTCAACGCCATCATCGGCTTCTCGGAGATCATGGAAAGCGGCATGTTCGGCACGCTGGGATCGGAAAAATATCAGGAATATTGCCACGACATCCTGACCAGCGGCCATTATCTCCTGGAGGTGATCAACGACATCCTGGATATGTCGAAGATCGAGGCCGGCCGTATGAAACTCGACATGGAGCCGCTCGATTTGTCGAAGACATTGGCGGAATCGCTGCGCGTGGTATCGGGGCGCGCCGAGGACAAGCATCTCGTGCTCGCGACCGATATCGAGGGCACCATTCCCGTGGTGGCGGATCGCCGCGCCATCAAGCAGGTCATCGTCAATCTGTTGTCCAACGCGGTGAAGTTCACGCCCGACAGCGGCAAGGTCGTGGTCCGCACCCGCGTGCTCTCTGATTCCATCCTGTTGATGATCGCCGACACCGGCATCGGCATCGCCCCGCAATCGCTGGCGCGGCTCGGTAGACCCTTCGAGCAGGTCGAGAGCCAGCTGACCAAAACCTATCACGGCTCGGGGCTGGGATTGGCGATTGCGCGCTCGCTGACCAATCTGCACGGCGGATCGATGCGGCTGCGCTCAAAACTCGGCGCCGGCACCGTCGTCTGCATCTCGCTGCCGCGCGACGGCCGCAAGACGCGAGCGAAATTGCCGGTGGCGGCTTAG